A region from the Sorex araneus isolate mSorAra2 chromosome 6, mSorAra2.pri, whole genome shotgun sequence genome encodes:
- the LOC129405945 gene encoding mas-related G-protein coupled receptor member X1-like: MGKNYLKLSDKGETSRIKEIMHFSTTCIELENIMQMKHRAISETIHKNRKRDIYFVEKYRLRQGLDLMTYPQSGHDTKDIVLTFDSRSLNSNSQKNLRNLVSVLLTNFHSSEGSFVGQRRVQNRGESLQTLPVNRTQLAIKRKNAKQLIFSLVKIIISLVGLAGNAVVLWLLAFRMQRNAFSVYILNLAGADFVFLSIHMIFSILAVVGYSRLDSHNVFQVCIIMFVFPYHVGLSILTAISTEHCLSVLKPIWYRCHRLKHMSSVMCVLLRALALLLIILDLVFCGLWFGYTNEYFCMLTGFSIVTWPIFSFGLLFGSSLVLLIRLLCGSRKMKLTRLYMTIALTLLVFLLYALPWGKVRFSYTGLLRLLTCVNSSANPIIYFFVGSFRQQRRQQRRSFKVVLQRVLQDVPEEDGSQGSPPQETLEMSGNTHVV; this comes from the exons ATGGGCAAAAACTACTTGAAACTAAGTGACAAGGGAGAAA CTTCAAGAATTAAGGAAATTATGCATTTTTCCACCACTTGCAtagaactggagaatatcatgcaaaTGAA GCACAGAGCTATCAGTGAGACAATCCACAAGAACCGCAAGAGGGACATTTACTTTGTGGAGAAATACAGGCTGAGACAGGGGTTAGATCTAATGACATATCCCCAGAGTGGTCATGACACCAAAGACATTGTGCTCACATTTGACAGCAGGTCTCTAAACAGCAACTCACAGAAGAACCTGAGAAATCTTGTAAGTGTCCTTCTCACCAACTTCCACTCCTCTGAGGGTTCTTTTGTGGGGCAGAGAAGGGTTCAAAACAGAGGTGAATCTCTACAGACTCTTCCCGTCAACCGGACTCAGCTTGCCATCAAAAGGAAGAATGCAAAGCAG CTGATATTTAGCCTTGTGAAAATTATCATTTCCCTTGTGGGACTGGCAGGAAATGCTGTGGTTCTCTGGCTCCTGGCTTTCCGCATGCAGAGGAATGCTTTCTCCGTCTACATCCTCAACTTGGCAGGAGCTGATTTTGTCTTTCTATCCATccacatgatattctccatattaGCTGTTGTGGGATATAGCAGACTAGACTCCCACAATGTGTTCCAAGTTTGTATTATAATGTTTGTCTTTCCGTATCATGTGGGCCTGAGCATTCTCACTGCCATTAGTACTGAGCATTGTCTGTCTGTCCTAAAGCCCATCTGGTATCGTTGCCACCGTCTAAAACACATGTCATCTGTCATGTGTGTCTTGCTCCGggccctggctctgctcctgATCATCCTGGATTTGGTGTTCTGTGGCTTATGGTTTGGATATactaatgaatatttttgtatgttaACTGGTTTCAGCATTGTCACATGGCCTATTTTCTCCTTTGGGCTTCTGTTTGGGTCCAGCCTGGTGCTGCTGATTAGATTGTTGTGTGGCTCCCGGAAGATGAAGCTGACCAGGCTGTACATGACCATTGCGCTGACACTGCTGGTCTTCCTCCTCTATGCCCTGCCCTGGGGAAAGGTCAGGTTCTCTTATACTGGAT TGCTACGTTTATTAACCTGTGTCAACAGCTCTGCCAATCCCATCATTTACTTCTTTGTTGGCTCTTTTAGACAGCAGAGAAGACAGCAAAGAAGGAGCTTCAAAGTAGTTTTGCAGAGAGTTTTGCAGGATGTTCCTGAGGAGGATGGAAGCCAAGGCAGCCCTCCTCAGGAGACCCTGGAGATGTCAGGAAATACTCATGTGGTCTAA
- the LOC129405946 gene encoding mas-related G-protein coupled receptor member X1-like, whose translation MDVTVTPWVTENTLQYENYREDFERTRNITWLISGIVEFIISLVGLTGNAVVLWLLLAFHMQRNAFSVYILNLAGADFVCLSTHMVSSTLRLMKYTGLYSNMVSNVNFIMFLFSYIAGLSILSAISTERCLSVLKPIWYRCHRPKHMSSVVCALIWALALLLIILNVGFCALWFGYHNGYFCGLTAYSIITWPFLSFGLLFGTSLVLLIRLLCGSWKIKLTRLYMTIGLTVLVFLLCGLPWVIGYVLLYWMPTISYMNYIIVHEVIDLLTCVNSCANPIIYFFVGSYRQQRRQQRRSLKVVLQRALQDVPEEGGSQGSPPLETLEMSGNTHVT comes from the coding sequence ATGGATGTAACTGTCACACCTTGGGTGACTGAAAATACACTGCAGTATGAGAATTACAGGGAGGACTTTGAGAGAACACGGAATATAACTTGGCTGATCTCAGGCATTGTGGAATTCATCATTTCCCTGGTGGGGCTGACAGGAAATGCTGTGGTGCTCTGGCTCCTCCTGGCTTTCCACATGCAGAGGAATGCTTTCTCCGTCTACATCCTCAACTTGGCCGGAGCTGATTTTGTCTGTCTATCCACCCACATGGTATCCTCCACACTACGTCTTATGAAATATACCGGACTATACTCCAACATGGTGTccaatgttaattttataatgtttctCTTTTCATATATTGCAGGCCTGAGCATTCTCAGTGCCATTAGTACTGAGCGTTGTCTGTCTGTCCTAAAGCCCATCTGGTATCGTTGCCACCGTCCAAAACACATGTCATCTGTCGTGTGTGCCTTGATCtgggccctggccctgctcctgATCATCCTAAATGTTGGGTTCTGTGCCTTATGGTTTGGATATCATAATGGATATTTTTGTGGTTTAACTGCTTACAGCATTATCACATGGCCGTTTCTCTCCTTTGGGCTTCTGTTTGGGACCAGCCTAGTGCTGCTGATTAGATTGTTGTGTGGCTCCTGGAAGATAAAGCTGACCAGGCTGTACATGACCATCGGGCTCACAGTGCTGGTCTTCCTCCTCTGTGGCCTGCCCTGGGTAATCGGTTATGTTCTCTTATACTGGATGCCAACTATTTCTTACATGAACTACATTATAGTTCATGAAGTGATAGATTTATTAACCTGTGTCAATAGCTGTGCCAATCCCATTATCTACTTCTTTGTTGGCTCTTATAGgcagcagagaagacagcaaAGAAGGAGCCTCAAAGTAGTTCTGCAGAGAGCTTTGCAAGATGTTCCTGAGGAGGGTGGAAGCCAAGGCAGCCCTCCTCTTGAGACCCTGGAGATGTCAGGAAATACTCATGTGACCTAA